GTTAGGAGCCCCTCGCAGCAGTATCAGCGTGTCAGGAGGCAACTCATCGCTGCGCAGGCGCGGTGTTCCGCGCAGCTCTTGTCGCCGCGGACGGACCGGACTCATGCCTTCGTCCGCGCACTCAGCCACGGGCGGCAAGGTACCCGGCGGGTCACCTCAAGCGCCGAGAACGTCATCCATCTTGGCGGCAGCGTCGCGCTGCAGGACGGGCAGAACGTGCGTGTAGGTGTTCATCGTCAAACTGATGCCGCTATGCCCGAGGGTCTCCATCACGACGCGCGGGGCGACGCCCTGAGCGAGGAGCAGGGTGCGCGCAGGTGTGTCGAAGATCGTGTAGCCGGATGTGGCGCAGGCCGGCGACCTTGCACAGCTCGGTGAAGCGGCGGCTGACGTTGCGCGGGTCGAGCGGAGTGCCAATGACCGAGGGGAAAACGAGGTTGTGGTCGGTCCATCGGGGCCCGGCGGCGAGGCGTTCTTCGGCCTGGCGGCTGCGGTGTGCGGTGAGCGCGCGGATGCAGACGTCGGGCATGGGGATGCTGCGCCGGGAGCGGGTGGTCTTGGGGTCGACGAAGGCAAGTTGCTTGTCGACGTACTGCAGGGCGCGGCGCACATGCAGGACGCCGGTGTCGAAGTCGATGTCGTCCCAGCGCAGCCCAAGCGCTTCGCCGCGACGCAGGCCCATGGCCAGCGCGACCGCGTAGAAGGCAAAGAGCCGGTCATCCGCCACCGCGCTGAGCAGCTGCTTGCTCTCCTCGACGGTGAGCGGCTGGATCTTCTCGGCACGGCCAACGCCGCCGAGCTGGTCTCCCGAAGATGCACCATCCAAAGACAATCAATTTCTCACGTTTGAGGCGATTGCCCATAAATGTCTCCGTGGACATCCCTCCAGGAGAAGACTACGATCTACCTCGCTTCACGATGTAATGGCGAAAGACGGGCTTGACAGGGCGGACCTTTCTAGGGGGCGAAACATGGGCGTGAGAACGGCTCAGTCTATGGGGAGGCGCGTGCGCCGACTCTTCGTCATAGTTTGCACACTTCCTATGGTCATCGGCCTCTGGGCCCTTCCGGCTATCGCCTCGACGTGCGCATCCCAGTACTACTATTCCGGGTGGTACACCACCAATTCAGCGTACGAGGGCATCTACGGCACCGAGTTTGTCAACGAGATAACCGTTAGCGACGTCGCGCACGAGCACGGACTCATCTACTTGTCGAGCCAAAGTCAGCCCGGATTCCGCGGCTGGGGCTGGCAGTGACTGGGTGCAGGCAGGTTACGGAGTAGGAACCGTCGATACCAGTTCTTCCTCGGTGCTCGCGGTCTACGAAGAGGCGTCAGACCTCAATTCTGGCAGCGGTGCCGTCGCCCATTTCTACGCAGCCGACCCTCTAGGCAACCATCATTTCTACGTGAACTATCAGAATGAAACGGGGTATGGTGGAAGAGGCCTCTATCAAGCCTATGCGAATAGCACCTATCTAGGTGGATCATGGCAGATCCTGCCCGCACAGACCCAATTCTATGCGCAAATAGAGGCAGATAACTTTTCCGGGTCCAACGAAACTTGTCCAAACATTCACGATGGGCAGTTGGGAATGAACGGCGTGGATCCACCCAATTGGGACTCGACTACCGAACTATACATACTTCAACCACCAACCGGCTGGCAGCCATGGAATCTGCCTTCCCTGCAACGTCACACCTGACGAACGCAAGCATCTATACACGCCAGACGTATTCCTTCTACAGTGCGTTCGCGGCCTGGGGGAGCTAAAATGAAGAGGCATGTACCGAG
This genomic interval from Mycobacteriales bacterium contains the following:
- a CDS encoding site-specific integrase yields the protein MSLDGASSGDQLGGVGRAEKIQPLTVEESKQLLSAVADDRLFAFYAVALAMGLRRGEALGLRWDDIDFDTGVLHVRRALQYVDKQLAFVDPKTTRSRRSIPMPDVCIRALTAHRSRQAEERLAAGPRWTDHNLVFPSVIGTPLDPRNVSRRFTELCKVAGLRHIRLHDLRHTCAHPAPRSGRRPARRDGDPRA